A section of the Methanococcoides sp. LMO-2 genome encodes:
- a CDS encoding ATP-binding protein, with translation MINDTDILAYASGSSLDEEKQLSTENGKSLDGTVFEEYDTGFTADMLKGDVNNAFGIITTGFEPLEVTESGSKIAGYITTEHRSQVRLGTYVIVPYEDEHLFARIWKLQYQQQFEVDDATEIHSRRMLRSNTTAELDYKYLAYLDPICILYEQEPGNADSLMRRMADRIPRPNTPILPVTEKLKIQTGLNIPREGIFLGHLSVGGELVHTHASPPTVPYYLRNDYSMGDPLIFRHMLVCGSTGTGKTFLTKNILRQFMSEENMYQVRDNGEGVKKNRMPCLVIMDPQDEYSQLLEDNPELVSSDEHNMNSESVMFGGVPSTKTFVAKVDGHNYNGRSRAEQAEFTIPFEMVRNNSWLIAAAGLTELQGIALELLLEDYFRRPGTHTYNGFIEHIDDAGVRGTYVDNGKVHESSYDGIVRKVKNQAFRRVFDQPATPITEMLADIFKAGQVCVFPTEYISNSRIRDLITLTLMTIVVDNKLSTSGAALVKETPIILVLDEAHRYLAKGSGEHSKRIISKFADAARQGRKEGLGLFLITQDPQDIDETVFKQVNSRVILNLSNDAAISAMKVKKEYEKRIPYLKKGQMIIQSPDNSDVVEITGLSKCVVKHI, from the coding sequence ATGATCAATGATACAGATATATTGGCATATGCATCAGGAAGTTCTCTTGATGAAGAGAAACAGCTGTCAACGGAAAATGGTAAGTCTCTGGATGGAACTGTTTTCGAAGAGTATGATACCGGGTTTACGGCTGATATGTTGAAAGGTGATGTGAACAATGCCTTTGGTATCATTACAACAGGTTTTGAGCCGCTGGAGGTCACGGAGTCAGGTTCAAAGATCGCAGGCTACATTACCACGGAACATAGGTCGCAGGTGCGTCTGGGTACATATGTTATAGTTCCGTATGAGGATGAGCATCTCTTTGCACGCATCTGGAAGCTCCAGTACCAGCAGCAGTTCGAGGTGGATGACGCCACTGAGATCCACTCACGCAGGATGCTCAGGAGCAATACCACAGCAGAGCTTGACTACAAGTACCTTGCATACCTGGATCCCATTTGCATCCTGTATGAGCAGGAGCCGGGAAATGCCGATTCACTGATGCGTCGTATGGCAGACCGCATCCCCCGGCCGAACACTCCGATATTGCCGGTCACAGAGAAACTGAAGATCCAGACCGGTCTGAACATTCCCCGCGAAGGTATCTTCCTCGGGCATCTGAGCGTGGGAGGTGAACTTGTACATACCCATGCATCACCCCCAACGGTTCCATACTACCTGAGGAACGATTACTCTATGGGCGATCCGCTGATATTCCGGCATATGCTTGTATGTGGAAGTACCGGTACGGGTAAGACCTTCCTTACAAAGAACATCCTGCGCCAGTTCATGAGCGAGGAAAACATGTATCAGGTGCGTGATAATGGAGAGGGTGTGAAAAAGAACAGGATGCCTTGCCTTGTGATAATGGATCCTCAGGATGAATACTCACAACTTCTCGAAGACAACCCTGAACTTGTTTCTTCCGATGAGCATAATATGAACTCCGAGAGTGTCATGTTTGGTGGTGTTCCTTCCACTAAGACCTTTGTGGCAAAGGTGGATGGTCACAATTACAATGGAAGGTCCCGTGCCGAGCAGGCAGAATTTACGATCCCCTTCGAGATGGTCAGGAACAATTCCTGGCTTATCGCTGCAGCAGGGCTGACTGAATTGCAGGGAATTGCCCTGGAACTCCTGCTTGAGGATTACTTCAGAAGACCCGGCACGCATACGTACAACGGCTTTATCGAACACATCGATGATGCAGGCGTGAGGGGAACCTATGTTGACAACGGGAAGGTGCATGAATCATCCTATGACGGTATCGTAAGGAAGGTGAAGAACCAGGCCTTCAGGCGTGTCTTTGATCAGCCGGCAACACCAATAACCGAGATGCTTGCGGATATCTTCAAAGCGGGACAGGTTTGTGTGTTCCCCACCGAGTACATCTCGAACAGCAGGATACGTGATCTCATAACACTTACACTCATGACCATTGTGGTGGACAACAAACTGAGCACTTCAGGCGCTGCACTGGTAAAGGAAACACCGATCATCCTTGTGCTGGATGAAGCACACAGGTACCTTGCGAAAGGTTCCGGCGAGCACTCCAAGCGTATCATTTCCAAGTTCGCGGATGCAGCCCGTCAGGGGCGTAAGGAAGGCCTTGGACTGTTCCTGATCACGCAGGACCCCCAGGACATCGATGAGACCGTGTTCAAGCAGGTCAACAGTCGTGTGATTCTGAACCTTTCAAATGATGCCGCAATAAGTGCTATGAAGGTCAAAAAGGAATATGAAAAACGTATTCCATACCTTAAGAAAGGTCAGATGATCATCCAGAGTCCTGATAACAGTGATGTAGTGGAGATCACAGGGCTTTCAAAATGCGTTGTAAAGCATATCTGA
- a CDS encoding tRNA-dihydrouridine synthase family protein: MRLGGVDLTGNLLLAPMADVTNLAFRLMCKKYGASLSFTEMISSDAVVHGNEKSFLRGMTCEEERPFGVQLFGHCPETITEAALIIEEMFDPEVIDINLGCPSPAITNAGCGSALLRSPDVVSSIFASLCENVDTPVTAKIRILESMDDTLDIANRVEEAGVCAITVHGRTREQGYQGFADHSYAKRIKEELSIPVIANGDVRDGESAERILEYTGCDGLMIGRAAMGDPHVFYRISRYLEDGELIGTCCEQRRDDLLEYIRLLEKFDLVSHVNMKAHSQWFTRGLKGSRNIRLEIGNADSHTSLIECIRNMCGDVQA; encoded by the coding sequence ATGAGACTGGGCGGCGTTGATCTTACTGGTAACCTTTTGCTTGCACCCATGGCTGATGTGACGAATCTTGCCTTCAGGTTGATGTGCAAAAAGTATGGTGCATCCCTTTCCTTTACTGAGATGATCAGTTCGGATGCTGTTGTACACGGGAACGAAAAATCCTTCCTTCGGGGTATGACATGTGAGGAAGAGCGTCCCTTTGGTGTTCAGCTGTTCGGCCACTGCCCGGAGACCATCACTGAGGCAGCACTTATAATTGAGGAAATGTTCGATCCGGAGGTCATTGATATCAACCTTGGATGTCCCTCTCCTGCTATTACGAATGCAGGGTGTGGTTCTGCACTGCTTCGCTCTCCCGATGTGGTGAGCAGCATCTTCGCTAGCCTCTGTGAGAATGTGGACACTCCGGTGACTGCAAAGATACGTATCCTTGAAAGCATGGATGATACCCTTGATATTGCCAATCGGGTCGAGGAAGCCGGTGTCTGTGCGATCACTGTCCATGGGCGTACAAGGGAGCAAGGTTACCAGGGGTTTGCAGACCATAGTTATGCAAAACGTATCAAAGAGGAGCTCTCGATCCCGGTTATTGCCAATGGTGATGTAAGGGATGGTGAGTCCGCAGAGCGTATTCTGGAATATACCGGTTGCGATGGTCTCATGATCGGGAGGGCAGCCATGGGCGATCCTCATGTATTTTATCGCATATCGCGATACCTTGAGGATGGTGAGCTTATCGGAACCTGTTGTGAGCAGCGCAGGGATGATCTTCTTGAGTACATCAGGCTGCTGGAGAAGTTCGACCTGGTATCACATGTGAACATGAAAGCGCATTCTCAGTGGTTTACCCGTGGATTGAAGGGTAGCAGAAATATTCGTCTGGAAATAGGTAACGCGGATTCTCACACTTCTCTTATAGAATGTATCCGGAATATGTGCGGGGATGTTCAGGCATAA
- a CDS encoding WD40 repeat domain-containing protein, with product MVRTDLIPVMKACIFTCVLFLVFSAGIASGEMEQSDDEGWVQIFFENSNVWAGGYSVQQTSDGGYVITGYYKSWPESFVNESDYEDQVVEGACLIKTYSNGTLQWFRVFDADYDTFPNAARSVQQTSDGGYVMVGSYVDDSLDVWLIKTDAQGTKEWDKTFGGSGKQVGYDVKQTSDGGYIVTGTTSYGQNIYLLKTDADGNEEWEKIFGGSKFASGRSVLQTSDGGYILTGDNWLIKTDPEGNEEWNTTSFGGRSICQAPDGGYVIAVDSYDVEIIKIDHAGNEEWTRTFDDFGSGSCNDVQGTFDGGYILTGSYYAG from the coding sequence ATGGTACGAACAGATCTCATCCCGGTAATGAAAGCGTGCATTTTCACATGTGTCCTCTTCCTCGTATTTTCAGCGGGTATCGCAAGTGGGGAAATGGAGCAATCCGATGATGAGGGATGGGTGCAGATATTTTTCGAAAATTCTAATGTTTGGGCAGGTGGCTATTCTGTTCAGCAGACCTCTGACGGAGGCTATGTAATTACAGGCTACTACAAAAGCTGGCCTGAATCCTTTGTGAATGAATCCGATTACGAAGACCAGGTTGTGGAAGGTGCCTGCCTGATCAAGACCTATTCTAATGGCACTCTCCAGTGGTTCAGGGTCTTCGATGCGGATTATGATACCTTTCCGAATGCGGCCAGATCCGTTCAGCAAACGTCTGATGGTGGCTACGTAATGGTCGGATCTTATGTGGATGATTCGCTTGATGTCTGGCTTATCAAGACCGATGCTCAAGGAACAAAAGAATGGGATAAGACCTTCGGAGGTTCCGGCAAACAGGTCGGCTATGATGTCAAGCAGACCTCGGATGGTGGATACATTGTCACCGGTACCACTTCTTATGGGCAAAATATCTATCTTCTCAAGACCGATGCTGATGGCAATGAAGAATGGGAGAAAATATTCGGTGGCTCAAAATTTGCAAGTGGGCGATCTGTTCTTCAGACCTCGGATGGCGGTTATATTTTAACCGGAGACAACTGGCTTATTAAAACAGATCCTGAAGGTAATGAAGAGTGGAACACAACAAGTTTTGGAGGACGTTCCATCTGCCAGGCTCCGGATGGTGGCTATGTTATAGCTGTCGACAGTTACGATGTAGAGATCATCAAGATCGATCATGCCGGTAATGAAGAATGGACTCGTACATTTGATGATTTTGGCTCAGGGAGTTGCAATGATGTTCAGGGAACGTTCGATGGTGGCTACATCCTAACCGGCAGTTATTATGCAGGCTAG
- a CDS encoding DNA double-strand break repair nuclease NurA yields the protein MTLEPVHIKAISSMVARIDSMSEDEDPEKAPEIFELLSELEYDGKVVLKALGKLFRGKVDIDRMSLAKDPFEKTYSCDSGSTNPISFNSGLYIDLCHCSIASTPTDIEMHSKWTMVMSSYSPSTAMVIDTTGGWERFDGNEGRASIVRIRPGLLKKRVDRMVHNIALYLSESEHILWLMDRFDEDSFFIMDGPIYPKQLMYWMVVESEDVQIRDDENAKQILQNYVDIMDHHIGNRRPLIGFVKNPEDMQIMITLRKKHGMSDLPWLRDSQFFKNVLSSGAEEGRGKGVPEGKSSRWITYTNWFLQPNQFYENMMDSTSLMLAPEMELEHRFPKEDYAITFFMVFVPSLDVLFKVEAPYGITKDEQMRDLMTRKVLHDIAVNGIPMTLSKADSLAKIRIVEKKLIKGMFKDQKIDTIYNDVRWGESTDDQ from the coding sequence ATGACCCTTGAGCCGGTTCACATAAAGGCCATTTCCAGTATGGTAGCCCGTATCGACAGCATGTCAGAGGACGAGGATCCGGAGAAGGCACCTGAGATCTTTGAACTCCTCAGTGAGCTGGAATACGACGGGAAGGTAGTTCTCAAGGCCCTGGGGAAACTTTTCCGCGGGAAGGTTGACATTGACCGAATGTCACTTGCAAAAGACCCTTTTGAGAAGACATATTCCTGTGACAGTGGTAGTACCAATCCGATATCCTTCAACAGCGGTCTCTACATAGACCTCTGCCATTGCAGTATTGCTTCAACGCCCACAGACATCGAAATGCATTCAAAGTGGACCATGGTTATGTCATCGTACTCCCCATCCACTGCAATGGTCATCGATACTACAGGCGGATGGGAGAGGTTCGACGGAAATGAAGGCCGTGCATCCATTGTGAGGATCAGGCCCGGACTGCTTAAGAAAAGGGTTGACCGGATGGTGCATAACATTGCACTGTACCTTTCGGAATCGGAGCACATCCTCTGGCTCATGGACAGGTTTGATGAAGACAGTTTTTTCATAATGGATGGTCCCATCTATCCAAAACAGCTGATGTACTGGATGGTTGTGGAATCCGAAGATGTGCAGATCAGGGACGATGAGAACGCAAAGCAGATCCTGCAGAACTATGTTGACATCATGGACCATCACATTGGTAACAGAAGACCTCTCATCGGTTTTGTGAAGAACCCGGAGGACATGCAGATCATGATAACTCTTCGAAAGAAGCATGGCATGTCAGACCTGCCCTGGCTGAGGGATTCCCAGTTCTTCAAGAACGTGCTCTCCTCCGGTGCAGAGGAAGGTCGGGGAAAGGGAGTTCCTGAAGGAAAAAGCAGCCGGTGGATCACATATACCAACTGGTTCCTGCAGCCAAACCAGTTCTACGAGAACATGATGGACAGCACTTCCCTTATGCTGGCTCCTGAAATGGAGCTGGAGCACAGGTTCCCGAAAGAGGACTATGCTATTACATTCTTCATGGTGTTCGTTCCGTCTCTTGACGTTCTTTTCAAGGTAGAGGCGCCTTACGGGATCACCAAAGATGAGCAGATGAGGGACCTGATGACGAGGAAGGTCCTGCATGATATTGCCGTTAATGGCATTCCCATGACCCTTTCAAAGGCGGACTCGCTTGCGAAGATAAGGATCGTGGAAAAAAAGCTGATCAAAGGTATGTTCAAGGATCAGAAGATCGATACAATTTATAATGATGTGAGATGGGGTGAATCAACAGATGATCAATGA
- a CDS encoding RNA-binding domain-containing protein, with amino-acid sequence MIEVKVTTIINPTEDEKKVEDAILKMFPLIELETVTTDEGKFIEGTGDIESLRDIHDLIRKEEIIDTARTRLVAGSYKHPTRTHFLINKQVATKGRLNFAPAIEEPLGSINVDIEADNAEDMEILIEWLTPPTEDGVALFEADMPEL; translated from the coding sequence ATGATCGAAGTAAAAGTAACTACCATCATCAATCCTACAGAAGATGAGAAAAAGGTTGAAGACGCGATCCTGAAGATGTTCCCTTTGATCGAACTGGAAACGGTCACTACCGACGAAGGAAAGTTTATCGAGGGAACCGGGGACATTGAAAGTCTCAGGGACATTCACGACCTTATCAGGAAAGAAGAGATCATAGATACTGCCCGCACCAGACTGGTAGCCGGAAGTTACAAGCATCCCACCAGGACACATTTCCTCATTAACAAGCAGGTCGCAACAAAAGGAAGGCTGAACTTTGCCCCTGCTATTGAAGAGCCCCTTGGTTCCATAAACGTTGACATAGAAGCAGATAATGCAGAGGATATGGAGATACTGATCGAGTGGCTTACACCACCTACCGAAGATGGGGTTGCCCTGTTTGAGGCTGATATGCCGGAACTTTGA
- a CDS encoding sugar phosphate isomerase/epimerase family protein, producing the protein MDVSKISFSSNAVLEEPFSWAYKLEDIGFTGWEMVQEGTQCLTEESIPKVREVLETTNLVLTMHLPFSDMNMAGLNPGIHEEVLRQMKNYISLASGLVEVAVVHPGYLSPYGKKVPERAWDTNVRSVQELCDTADEHGISIAVENMPDFPMIFGREPDEILRILDEVNRDNVGMTLDVGHANTTGHLEEFLEKCSDRIIHVHLHDNMGKRDEHLPAGRGSVNWEAVKKGLSSYKGRLVTEMSNLKEGKESLEFLKKL; encoded by the coding sequence ATGGACGTCAGCAAGATAAGTTTCTCATCAAATGCAGTCCTTGAGGAGCCTTTCTCCTGGGCCTACAAACTTGAAGACATTGGCTTCACAGGATGGGAGATGGTGCAGGAAGGTACCCAGTGCCTCACTGAAGAAAGCATTCCAAAAGTAAGGGAAGTGCTTGAGACCACCAACCTTGTACTCACCATGCATCTGCCCTTTTCAGACATGAACATGGCTGGCCTTAATCCCGGGATACACGAGGAAGTGCTCAGGCAGATGAAGAACTATATTTCACTGGCATCCGGACTTGTAGAGGTCGCGGTGGTACATCCCGGATATCTTTCACCATACGGTAAGAAGGTACCTGAACGTGCATGGGATACGAATGTCCGCTCCGTTCAGGAACTCTGTGATACTGCTGATGAGCACGGGATCTCCATTGCTGTGGAAAATATGCCCGATTTCCCGATGATTTTCGGAAGGGAGCCTGATGAGATACTCAGGATACTGGATGAAGTAAACCGTGACAACGTCGGAATGACACTGGATGTTGGACATGCGAACACAACAGGCCATCTTGAAGAATTCCTTGAAAAGTGCAGTGACAGGATCATCCACGTACACCTGCATGACAACATGGGCAAAAGGGATGAGCATCTTCCTGCAGGCAGAGGCTCTGTCAACTGGGAAGCTGTGAAAAAAGGATTATCCAGTTACAAAGGAAGACTTGTTACCGAGATGAGCAATCTGAAAGAAGGGAAGGAGAGTCTGGAATTCCTTAAAAAGCTCTGA
- a CDS encoding DUF5350 domain-containing protein, translating to MGKTGSIEWVKVKGRKGRTIKVEKAFGAKAHPGPAQRYASNGSKRRFFKRSPKAIVS from the coding sequence ATGGGCAAAACAGGAAGCATTGAATGGGTAAAGGTAAAGGGAAGAAAAGGAAGGACAATCAAAGTGGAGAAGGCTTTTGGAGCAAAGGCACACCCAGGTCCTGCACAGAGATACGCATCCAACGGATCCAAGAGGCGTTTCTTTAAGAGATCACCAAAAGCCATTGTCAGCTGA
- a CDS encoding ribbon-helix-helix domain-containing protein codes for MPKVSVDIPQELLDDLNAHVGNDRKFVSQSDAIRTAIRKMLDMMDDIDRRHGRLDQERP; via the coding sequence ATGCCAAAAGTAAGTGTTGATATTCCACAGGAACTTCTTGACGACCTTAACGCACATGTAGGAAATGACAGGAAGTTCGTCAGCCAGTCCGATGCCATAAGAACTGCCATCCGCAAGATGCTTGACATGATGGATGATATCGACCGAAGGCATGGAAGGCTGGATCAGGAAAGGCCCTGA
- a CDS encoding dephospho-CoA kinase produces MKIIAFVGMPAAGKSVASDVVKEQKINVVNMGDVIRDEVKARGLDPTDANTGGVANDLRDREGMDAVAKRCVPKIEALGKDLVVVDGVRGIAEVIFFKDHFGEDFTLVFIDAPLEMRFERVSSRGRSDDMTDIEALKIRDERELGWGLAEAIKVANITVENTSTIDEFKEDIKTILENA; encoded by the coding sequence ATGAAGATCATAGCTTTTGTAGGAATGCCGGCAGCAGGGAAATCCGTGGCATCAGATGTTGTAAAGGAACAGAAGATAAATGTTGTCAACATGGGAGATGTCATACGTGACGAGGTAAAGGCCAGAGGACTTGACCCCACAGATGCGAACACCGGTGGCGTGGCCAACGACCTGAGGGACAGGGAAGGCATGGATGCCGTTGCAAAACGCTGTGTACCGAAGATAGAGGCATTGGGCAAAGACCTCGTTGTCGTTGACGGGGTTCGCGGAATAGCTGAGGTCATCTTTTTCAAGGACCACTTCGGAGAGGACTTCACGCTGGTATTCATTGATGCGCCTCTGGAAATGCGCTTTGAAAGGGTCTCAAGCCGTGGAAGAAGCGATGATATGACCGACATAGAGGCATTGAAAATAAGGGATGAACGGGAACTCGGATGGGGTCTTGCAGAAGCTATCAAGGTTGCAAATATCACCGTTGAGAACACCAGCACCATCGATGAGTTCAAGGAAGATATCAAAACAATTCTGGAGAATGCATGA